GACGATGGGGCCGGCGCAGCAGCTGACGAACGACCCCGCGTTCTCGGGGTCGGCCTCGATCGCGGCGACCCGCGATGGGGTGGTGCACGTGGCGTGGGTGGATACGCGGACAGCGTCGCAGCAGATCTGGACGAAGCGTTTCGTTCCGGGGAGCGGGTGGACGCCGGACGAGCTGCTGGTGTTCAGCACGGCCGCGGCGGCGCAGCCGTCGTTGACGTCGGACTACGAGGGTCATCTGCATTTGGTATGGCGGGACAGCCGGGACGGGGACAACGAGATCTACTACAAGGAGTATCGTCCGGGCACGGGGTGGGACGCAGCGGATACGCGGCTGACGGTGAACGCGGCGACGCAAAGCGAGCCGAACGTGGATGCCGACCCTCAGAGCAACGTCTATGTCGTATGGACGGACCAGCGAAACGGGGCTGCGAATCCGGATATTTTCTACAAGGAGCGGAAGGGCGCTGCGTGGCAGGCGGAGGTGGCGCTCGTTTCGTCCGCGAGCGACACGACCAATTCGGTGCAGCAGTTCCCGGCGATTGCCCACGACGGCCAGGCGACGACCTATGTGGCCTGGACGGATCACCGCCTCCCGGCATCCTCGGGCAAGAATCGAGAGGTTTTTTACAAGGTGGGGACCGGCTTCGTGACGGGGGTGGAGACGGAATCGGCTCCGCCGCTGGCCCGGCTCCTGCGCAATTACCCGAACCCGTTCAATCCGGCGACGAAGATCGTGTTCCGGCTGGAACGGGACGCTCAGGCGACGCTGCGGGTCTTCGACGTCCACGGGCGCCTTGTGCGGACGCTTGTGGACTCGTATTTGGCGGCCGGCCCGCGGACGGTGGAGTGGGACGGTCGGGACGACCGGGGCCATCCCCTAGCGTCAGGGACCTACTACATGAGGCTCCAGGGCGGCGGGACGTACGTCTCACGAGCCGTCAGCCTCCTGAAGTAGCGCGGTTTGCAGGGCTTCTTGGCGGTCGCGGAGGACGCACAATTTGGCCCAGGACAATGCCCGTTGACCCTCGCAACTGAAAGTGCTATAATCTTCCCAGTTCGCAGGCGCGTACCGCGAAGCGGGCGTTGTCTTCGAGGCGGGGGCGTGTCGGCCACACTGGCCGCCAGGATCTCGCCTCGATTCATTTCCGTATAGAGGCCGAGGCGCGCTCCATCCGAGTCCTCACGCAACCTCAGGGTCTACAACCAAGCGAGGTTCCCCCGGTGTTCCGTCCCAATTCGGTGTCCGCGTCACGCCGCTTCGCCTCCGCTCTGCTCCTGACAGCTCTCGTCGCCCTCGTCGTCGCTTCCCCCGCATTGGCGGGGGGGAAGACGGACAGGAGGGACATGTACGACGTCTTCTCCGTGGGCCCGCGGCCCTCGCAGACCCCGGCAGTCTCCGAGACGACGATCAAGCACAAGGCCTACTTCACGGACCTCGAGGGGAGCAACGCCGGTTGGGGTTCCATCGATTATCGCCTGGGCCAACCCAACGCGTGGCATCGGGTCACGGGAATCGAATCGTGCGTCGGGAACGCGTGGTGGTGCGGCGTGACGGGGCTCACGTACGGGGACGGCTACGACAACAATTGGGTGCAGACACTGAAAACTGCCACCCCGATCAATCTCGCCAGCTCGTCCGGAAACGTCCTGACATTCAAGCACCGCTGCATGACGGAGGACGGGTACGATTTCGCCTGGGTTCTGATCCATGACGGCTCGACGGCCTCGACCTGGGACACACTCGCCCAGTACTCGGGATTTCTCGGCACAAGCTGCATCAACGCGTCGCTCCCGATCCCGGATACCTGGACGACGAGACAACAGCCGATTCAGCTCATGTTCCTGTTCGGTTCGGATTTCAGCTACTCCCGGGCCGACTCCAACAATACCTTCACCGGCTGGTCGATCGACGACGTGAAGATCACGGCCACCGGCGGCGCCGTGAAGTTCTTCGACGACATGGAGGCCGGCGGCTCGAACTGGGTCGCCAGCTCGCCCGACCCCGGGCCGATGTGGCACATTGAAAATTCGCCCGGGACTTCGGTGCCGGCGTCCTGCTTCTTCCTCAGCACGAACGTATGGGTTCCATTCCAAGGGTTCGGGTTCGGCCAGGTGCCGGATTTCGTGGATGCGATGCTCACGTCGCCTCCCGTCGACATCACCGGGATCTTTGTGGGCGCGAACACGTCGTTGCGATTGCAGTTCGACAACTGGATCAACCTTCCCTCTGAAAACAACGTGGTCTGGTCCCTCTGGATCCAAGGCTCGAATGACGGCGCTACGTGGACGCCGTGGCACAATGCGCTCTATCCGATCACGTTCACGGGGACAGTCGCGCAGTGCGTGGAGGGGAGCTACATCGAATTCAACCCCTACAACACGCCGCGGACGGGTGTCCAGCCGGGGACCCGATTCGTCCGCCTCGGATTCCGCATCCGCGATGAGAAGCCGACCGACATAGACGCGAGCATTCTTCGATTGGGGAACCGGACCGAAGGAATTTACTTCGACAATATCGGGGTCTACTCGATTTACACGATCACCGGGGTGGAACCGGTAGACGGGGTCCCGGTGAGCACCCGCGCGTCGATCCAGAGGGTCTATCCGAACCCGTTCAACCCGGCCACGACGATCGAGTTCTCGGTGCCCAAGGCGGGAGCGACCACGGTGCGGATCTTCGACCTACAAGGGAAGGCCTTGGCGACGCTCGCGAACAGCAGCATGTCGGCGGGCGTCTATCGGGTTCGTTGGAACGGCAAGACCGAAGACGGTCGCGATCTCTCCTCCGGAGTCTATTTCGTCAGCGTGGAGAACGCGGGCAGCCATAGCCGCGGATCCGCGCGAATCATCATGATGAAGTAGTCGGCCACCGTCGACGAGGGTCCAAATCCGCTGTGGTACATTGCGCGGGTGGATCTCTATCGGGACGGCGGCAAGCGAGTCCTCGACCTCCTTCTCGCATCGATCGCGCTCCTCTTCGCCCTCCCCGTGATCGCGCTCGCGGCCGCCGCGATTCGATTGGATTCGGAGGGGCCGGTATTCCACCGCGCCACCCGCGTCGGCCGTGGCGGGAAAAAATTCACGTTCCTCAAGCTCCGCTCCATGCAGATCGGCGCCGAGGAGCTCCGGGGTCTCCTGCTTCATCTGAACCAGGCGCAGGGAGCTGCCTTCAAGCTGCACAACGATCCTCGGGTCACGCGGGTCGGCCGCTTTCTCCGTAAGACCAGCCTCGACGAGCTCCCTCAGCTCTGGCACGTCCTCGAAGGACACATGAGCCTTGTCGGTCCGCGCCCCCCTTTTCCCGAAGAGGTGGAGAAGTACGAGCCGTGGATGCTGAAGCGCCTCTCGGTGCGCCCGGGCCTCACCTGCCTCTGGCAGATTCAGGGACGGAGCGACCTCCCGTTCGAGGAGTGGATGCGCCTCGACATCGAGTACGTGGATCGGTGCTCTCTCGCTCTCGATCTTCGAATTCTCGCCCTGACGATCCCGGCGGTGCTCTCCGCGCGAGGCGCCTACTGATCGCGGCGGCCGAGGTTCCCGTTGCCGCCCCGCGCGCCGTGTGGTACCGGTTGTAGCCCATGCGCTTCCACCCAGTGATCCTCGCGGGGGGAAGGGGAGAGCGCTTCTGGCCTCTCTCGCGCCGCGCCCGCCCGAAGCAGCTCCTCCCGCTCCTGTCGGATCGGCCGATGGTCGCCGATACGCTCGAGCGGCTGCGCGGCCTCGCGAGCCCGAAGGATGCGTGGATCATCACCTCCCGCGAACTTCGCACCGCGGTCCGCGTCGCCGTGCCGTCGGTGCCGCGCGAGCGGGTCATCGGGGAGCCGGTGGGGAAAAACACGGCCCCGGCCGTCGCGCTCGCGGCCTGGTGGCTCCGCGGCATGGGTGCCGATGCTGTGGCAGTGATTCTGCCGTCCGATCATCGGGTCGAGCCCGCGTCGCGGTTTCGCGAGGACCTGGCCGCGGCGGGGAGGGTCGCGCTCGAGCGCCGCGCGATCGTGGTGCTTGGCATCCCGCCGACCCGCCCGGACACGGGCTACGGATACATCGAGGCGGGAGATCCTGTCGCGGCGGGGTCCGAGTTCCGCGGAGTGGTCGCCTTCCGCGAGAAGCCCGACGCGGAAACGGCGGTTCGATACGTCGAGGACGGGCGGCACCTCTGGAACGCGGGAATCTTCGTGTTCGCGCCCGAGGTCATGCTCGAGGAGATCCGGACTCATGCGCCCGACATCGCGGCGCTGCTTTCGGATCTCCCCGAGCGTCCCGGCCGCGGAACCGACGCCGCCCTGGAGCGGTATTACGCGGCGGCCCCTTGGATCTCGATCGACTACGCCGTGATGGAGCGCACGCGGCGCGCCGTCGTGGCGCGCGCGGGCTTCGCGTGGGATGATCTGGGCTCCTGGGCGGCCCTGGAATCGCAGGGCGCCAAGGACGCGCGCGGGAACGTCGTCCACGGACGGGCTCTGCTCGAGGACTCGAGCGGCGTCATCGCGTATTCGGACGGCGGGCTCGTCGCGGGCATCGGGGTGAAGGATCTGGTCATCGTCCATACCGGCGATGTGACGCTTGTCTGTCCTCGCGACCGGGCACAGGAGGTGCGCGCACTCGTGGAACGGATCAAGAAGGAGAAGGATGCCGACGCGCTCCTCTAGGCTCTTCTCCGTCCTCTTCGCCGTGGTCGTGGGATGTGCCCGCACGTCGGCCGCCCCGCCGACCGCGCAGAGCCCCGCGCCGGTCTCCAGAGGATCCGGAGTGTATGGCGGGGTGGCCCCCCGCGCTCCCGCCGCGAGCGCCACTATCCCGTCGTCCATCGCACTTGATCCCACCGAGGCAATCACCCCCCGTGAGCTCGCCTCGATTCCGGATCCGATCGTGGGGGAGGCCGCGCCCGCTCGGGGAGCGCCGGACAAAGCGGCCGCGATCGAGAAGATCGCCGCGGCCGACTCGGAGATCGCGCAGGCACGTTCGGCGGCGCCCTACGCCGCGGACACGCGCGCCGAGCACCCACGAGGCGCCGCAAGCGGTGACGAGCGGCGAGGGGTCTGGCGCGTGCAGGTGTTCGCGTCGCCCGACCTCACGCAGGCGGATCGGATCGCGAAGGAGACCTCGCTTCGCTTCGGAGAGCCGTCCGTGATCGAGTTCGAGGACTCGCTCTACAAGGTGCGTCTCGGCGCATTCGCGACCGAGGCGCTGGCGCAGTCGCTCCGCGAGCGCGCGGTTCGTGGGGGCTTTCCAGGGGCATTTCGTATGTGGAATACCGAGTCTGCTACTTCATCGTCCAAATGAAGTTACGCAACTTGCTTAAAGTCACTTCGAATTGACCGCCGCCTGATGGCCCAGCGCTATCGCGCCGCGATCCTGAGCGCGGAGTCGGTACCTTTCGCGAAGGTTGGCGGTCTGGGCGACGTC
This portion of the Candidatus Eisenbacteria bacterium genome encodes:
- a CDS encoding mannose-1-phosphate guanylyltransferase, which codes for MRFHPVILAGGRGERFWPLSRRARPKQLLPLLSDRPMVADTLERLRGLASPKDAWIITSRELRTAVRVAVPSVPRERVIGEPVGKNTAPAVALAAWWLRGMGADAVAVILPSDHRVEPASRFREDLAAAGRVALERRAIVVLGIPPTRPDTGYGYIEAGDPVAAGSEFRGVVAFREKPDAETAVRYVEDGRHLWNAGIFVFAPEVMLEEIRTHAPDIAALLSDLPERPGRGTDAALERYYAAAPWISIDYAVMERTRRAVVARAGFAWDDLGSWAALESQGAKDARGNVVHGRALLEDSSGVIAYSDGGLVAGIGVKDLVIVHTGDVTLVCPRDRAQEVRALVERIKKEKDADALL
- a CDS encoding T9SS type A sorting domain-containing protein, with product MFRPNSVSASRRFASALLLTALVALVVASPALAGGKTDRRDMYDVFSVGPRPSQTPAVSETTIKHKAYFTDLEGSNAGWGSIDYRLGQPNAWHRVTGIESCVGNAWWCGVTGLTYGDGYDNNWVQTLKTATPINLASSSGNVLTFKHRCMTEDGYDFAWVLIHDGSTASTWDTLAQYSGFLGTSCINASLPIPDTWTTRQQPIQLMFLFGSDFSYSRADSNNTFTGWSIDDVKITATGGAVKFFDDMEAGGSNWVASSPDPGPMWHIENSPGTSVPASCFFLSTNVWVPFQGFGFGQVPDFVDAMLTSPPVDITGIFVGANTSLRLQFDNWINLPSENNVVWSLWIQGSNDGATWTPWHNALYPITFTGTVAQCVEGSYIEFNPYNTPRTGVQPGTRFVRLGFRIRDEKPTDIDASILRLGNRTEGIYFDNIGVYSIYTITGVEPVDGVPVSTRASIQRVYPNPFNPATTIEFSVPKAGATTVRIFDLQGKALATLANSSMSAGVYRVRWNGKTEDGRDLSSGVYFVSVENAGSHSRGSARIIMMK
- a CDS encoding T9SS type A sorting domain-containing protein; amino-acid sequence: TMGPAQQLTNDPAFSGSASIAATRDGVVHVAWVDTRTASQQIWTKRFVPGSGWTPDELLVFSTAAAAQPSLTSDYEGHLHLVWRDSRDGDNEIYYKEYRPGTGWDAADTRLTVNAATQSEPNVDADPQSNVYVVWTDQRNGAANPDIFYKERKGAAWQAEVALVSSASDTTNSVQQFPAIAHDGQATTYVAWTDHRLPASSGKNREVFYKVGTGFVTGVETESAPPLARLLRNYPNPFNPATKIVFRLERDAQATLRVFDVHGRLVRTLVDSYLAAGPRTVEWDGRDDRGHPLASGTYYMRLQGGGTYVSRAVSLLK
- a CDS encoding sugar transferase, whose protein sequence is MWYIARVDLYRDGGKRVLDLLLASIALLFALPVIALAAAAIRLDSEGPVFHRATRVGRGGKKFTFLKLRSMQIGAEELRGLLLHLNQAQGAAFKLHNDPRVTRVGRFLRKTSLDELPQLWHVLEGHMSLVGPRPPFPEEVEKYEPWMLKRLSVRPGLTCLWQIQGRSDLPFEEWMRLDIEYVDRCSLALDLRILALTIPAVLSARGAY